Proteins from one Chroococcidiopsis sp. CCMEE 29 genomic window:
- a CDS encoding TylF/MycF family methyltransferase, whose amino-acid sequence MKVVNQFSTTLGRRALLRLLKFLGNRKGYYLFGSNAVSSNGYSFEHQILNKNESWFENFEERWMYSVDSVRYATLELLRREIYENALEGAVAEVGVYKGVFASVINYYFPNKQLYLFDTFEGFDSRDVQVDNQMGYSPASTDDFNDSNIELVLSRMFHRDKIVVKKGWFPESAGGCENEKFCFVSLDTDLYQPIYSGLCWFYPRLVNGGYIMVNDYNIDNYQGTKKAVHEFTKENGISYTPICDLGGSAVIGKPLKMGK is encoded by the coding sequence ATGAAAGTAGTTAATCAGTTTTCAACAACTTTGGGCAGAAGAGCTTTACTCAGGCTACTTAAATTTCTGGGAAATCGCAAGGGCTACTATTTATTCGGATCGAATGCTGTTTCCTCTAATGGTTATAGTTTTGAGCATCAAATATTAAATAAGAATGAATCTTGGTTTGAAAATTTTGAAGAACGCTGGATGTATAGTGTAGATTCAGTTAGATACGCAACACTAGAGTTATTGAGGCGAGAGATTTATGAAAACGCACTTGAAGGTGCTGTTGCTGAAGTTGGTGTATATAAAGGTGTATTTGCTTCAGTAATCAACTATTATTTCCCCAACAAACAGCTTTATCTTTTTGACACTTTTGAGGGTTTTGACTCTCGTGATGTTCAAGTTGATAATCAAATGGGTTACAGTCCTGCCAGCACCGATGACTTCAATGATTCCAACATAGAATTAGTTTTATCTAGAATGTTTCATCGGGATAAAATAGTAGTAAAAAAGGGATGGTTCCCAGAATCAGCAGGTGGTTGCGAGAATGAAAAATTTTGTTTTGTTAGCTTGGATACAGACCTGTATCAGCCAATATATTCAGGCTTGTGCTGGTTTTATCCAAGGTTAGTAAATGGTGGATATATTATGGTTAACGACTATAACATAGACAATTATCAAGGAACTAAAAAAGCTGTACATGAATTTACTAAGGAAAATGGTATTAGTTACACTCCAATTTGTGATTTGGGGGGAAGTGCAGTTATAGGGAAACCTTTGAAAATGGGTAAGTAG
- a CDS encoding NB-ARC domain-containing protein has product MSSPKPRRKRGVILTQQGWEKLQHSKRESEMQENFGDRYTLEELSDRTGLDPDTVAKVTNCKIGVDKRTLELFFKAFNLELAASDFSQQASNSKHLEESSFYIRQDLSEAVDVSSFYGRTTELALLEQWILQDNCRLIALLGMGGIGKTALSVKLAHQIKDKFDYITWRSLRHAPPINYLIAQLIQFLSNEQVTATTLPKSLDERILLLIKYLQNHRCLLVLDNLEAILQSGERVGHYRQGYEGYGELLRRIGEIPHQSCLVITSREKPEEIAILEGETLPVRALQLTGLPQLEGQEILKSKGVSGTVDKLEKLIDYYRGNPLALKIVATSIKELFDGNISNFIDQGTTVFNGIHQLLQQQFNRLSTLEEQILYWLAINREPTLIAELQDDFVTPVAKSRLLEALESLSRRSLIEKSSAMFTLQPVVMEYVTERLIKQVCDQIATQKIELFNSYALLKAQAKDYVRETQAQLILKSIIDELNTVFNSTSNIEAQLIQILLILRERSPRQPGYAAGNILNLLCQMETDISGYDFSDLSVWQANLQSVSLHNVNFAHADLAKSVFAETLGGVLSVALSQDGKLLATGDANGEIHLWQVEDGKQLVTCKGHTGWIRSIAFSPDGSTLVSGSSDYAVRLWNVGTGQCLKTLRAHTNRVRAVAFSPQGTTIASSSDDCTVRLWDTSTGQCLRTLQVHTHRVRTVAFSPEGKILASGSDDQTVMLWDVSTGQALRTLQAHDNGVRSVTFSPDGQILATGGEDQLVTLWDVSTGKFLSTLQGHKDGVWSLTFSPQGNTLASGSHDQTIKLWDINTGQTLKTLQGHTSWIWSIAFAADGRTLVSGSADQTVKLWDISSGQCIRTWLGRSNGIWSVAFCPVRQTYQQECEYILASVSDDQTVRLWDITTGQALKTFRGHSNGVWSVAFSPDGQILASGSDDQTVRLWDITTGQALRTLQGHTGWVWSVAFSPEGNLLASGSADQTLSLWDIGTGQVLKTLQGHTSIIRSVTFSPQGSILASGSVDQTVRLWDVSTGEVLRVLEGHARPVSSVTFSPEGKILASGSDDGTVKLWNISTGKWIRNLQGHSDWIQSVAFSPEGNTLASGSHDQTIKLWDVKTGQALKTLQGHTGWIWSVAFSPEGNTLASSSQDGTIKIWDILTGECLKTLRIERPYEGMNITGATSLTVAQKTTLKALGAVEFKSSVDNKIIPISCGSERKLLRLTNKRVSDSN; this is encoded by the coding sequence ATGAGCTCACCCAAACCAAGACGCAAGCGCGGTGTTATTCTGACTCAGCAAGGATGGGAGAAACTACAGCACTCCAAACGTGAGTCGGAGATGCAGGAAAATTTTGGCGATCGCTACACTTTGGAAGAATTAAGCGATCGCACTGGTTTAGATCCTGATACAGTTGCCAAAGTAACGAACTGTAAAATAGGAGTTGACAAACGTACACTTGAGCTATTTTTTAAAGCTTTCAACCTAGAACTAGCAGCAAGTGATTTTTCACAGCAAGCATCTAATTCTAAACATTTAGAAGAATCAAGCTTTTATATCCGCCAAGATTTAAGCGAGGCGGTTGATGTTTCTAGCTTTTACGGACGTACAACAGAACTAGCTCTATTAGAGCAATGGATTCTTCAGGATAATTGTCGATTGATAGCATTGTTGGGAATGGGAGGAATTGGGAAAACTGCCCTATCTGTGAAACTTGCCCACCAAATTAAAGATAAATTTGATTATATTACCTGGCGATCGCTGCGTCATGCTCCACCCATTAATTATCTGATCGCCCAACTGATTCAATTTCTCTCGAACGAACAAGTAACTGCAACAACTTTACCAAAAAGTTTAGATGAGAGAATATTGCTGCTAATTAAGTATTTACAGAATCATCGCTGTCTATTAGTCTTGGATAATCTAGAAGCAATTCTGCAAAGCGGTGAACGTGTAGGACACTATCGCCAGGGATATGAAGGTTACGGCGAATTACTAAGACGAATAGGAGAAATCCCACATCAAAGCTGCTTAGTCATAACCAGCCGAGAGAAGCCGGAAGAAATAGCAATCCTAGAGGGAGAAACCTTGCCTGTCCGTGCGTTACAGCTAACTGGCTTGCCACAATTAGAAGGACAAGAAATTCTCAAATCCAAAGGTGTATCGGGTACAGTAGACAAACTTGAAAAGTTAATTGATTACTATAGAGGTAATCCTCTTGCTTTAAAAATAGTTGCAACATCAATTAAAGAGTTATTTGATGGCAATATTTCTAATTTTATAGACCAAGGAACAACCGTATTTAATGGAATTCATCAGCTTTTACAGCAGCAATTTAATCGTTTGTCAACTTTAGAAGAGCAGATTTTATACTGGTTAGCAATTAATCGAGAGCCGACTTTAATTGCAGAACTGCAAGATGATTTTGTAACGCCAGTGGCGAAGTCAAGATTACTGGAGGCTCTAGAATCGCTGAGTAGGCGATCGCTAATTGAGAAAAGTTCAGCCATGTTCACGCTCCAACCTGTAGTGATGGAGTATGTCACTGAGCGACTAATAAAGCAAGTTTGCGATCAGATAGCAACTCAGAAAATAGAGCTGTTCAACAGTTACGCTTTACTTAAGGCACAGGCAAAAGACTACGTGCGAGAGACTCAAGCTCAGCTTATTCTCAAGTCTATTATCGATGAGTTAAACACTGTTTTTAATAGCACAAGTAACATTGAAGCTCAGCTAATTCAAATTTTATTGATATTGAGAGAGCGATCGCCACGCCAACCCGGATACGCAGCAGGAAATATCCTGAATCTACTTTGTCAGATGGAAACTGACATAAGCGGCTATGATTTTTCTGACCTCAGCGTTTGGCAAGCTAATCTACAAAGTGTAAGCTTGCACAATGTAAATTTTGCTCATGCAGATTTAGCTAAATCTGTTTTTGCTGAAACGCTGGGTGGTGTTTTATCAGTTGCCTTAAGTCAAGATGGCAAGCTTTTGGCTACTGGTGATGCTAATGGTGAGATTCACTTGTGGCAAGTAGAGGATGGAAAACAGCTTGTTACTTGTAAAGGACACACTGGATGGATTCGCTCAATTGCATTTAGTCCAGACGGTAGTACACTTGTCAGCGGTAGTAGTGACTATGCTGTCAGGTTGTGGAACGTTGGAACTGGTCAATGCTTGAAAACCTTGCGAGCACACACAAATCGAGTCAGAGCCGTTGCCTTTAGTCCTCAAGGTACAACCATCGCTAGTAGCAGTGACGACTGTACGGTTAGGTTGTGGGACACTAGTACTGGACAGTGCCTGAGAACCTTACAGGTACACACGCATCGAGTCAGAACGGTTGCCTTTAGTCCTGAGGGTAAAATCCTAGCCAGTGGTAGTGATGACCAGACTGTGATGTTATGGGATGTTAGCACCGGTCAAGCATTGCGAACTTTGCAAGCACATGACAATGGAGTAAGATCGGTCACGTTTAGCCCAGATGGTCAAATTCTTGCTACTGGTGGTGAAGACCAATTAGTAACGTTGTGGGATGTTAGTACTGGAAAATTTCTAAGTACCTTGCAGGGACATAAGGATGGAGTATGGTCACTTACTTTCAGTCCTCAGGGTAATACACTTGCCAGTGGCAGTCATGACCAAACGATAAAACTATGGGATATTAACACGGGTCAAACCTTGAAAACCTTGCAGGGACATACAAGTTGGATCTGGTCAATTGCCTTTGCTGCTGATGGTCGAACCCTTGTTAGTGGCAGTGCAGATCAAACCGTTAAGTTATGGGATATCAGTAGTGGTCAGTGTATCAGAACTTGGCTTGGGAGAAGTAATGGAATCTGGTCAGTTGCTTTCTGTCCTGTGCGGCAAACCTATCAGCAAGAGTGTGAGTACATACTTGCCAGTGTCAGTGATGACCAAACAGTCAGGCTATGGGATATTACCACTGGTCAAGCCTTAAAAACCTTTCGCGGTCATAGTAATGGAGTATGGTCAGTTGCTTTTAGTCCAGATGGTCAGATTTTGGCTAGTGGGAGTGATGACCAAACAGTCAGGCTATGGGATATTACCACTGGTCAAGCTTTAAGAACGTTGCAAGGACATACAGGTTGGGTTTGGTCAGTTGCCTTTAGTCCTGAGGGTAATCTCCTCGCTAGTGGTAGTGCAGATCAAACACTTAGCCTTTGGGATATCGGCACTGGTCAAGTTTTAAAAACCTTACAAGGACATACAAGTATAATCCGCTCAGTCACCTTCAGTCCTCAAGGTAGTATCCTCGCTAGTGGCAGTGTCGACCAAACAGTCAGACTATGGGATGTCAGTACCGGTGAAGTTTTGAGAGTTTTGGAGGGACACGCTAGACCAGTCAGTTCAGTTACCTTTAGTCCTGAAGGCAAGATTTTGGCTAGTGGCAGTGATGATGGCACAGTCAAGTTATGGAATATCAGTACTGGTAAATGGATTAGAAATTTGCAGGGACATAGCGACTGGATTCAGTCTGTTGCTTTCAGTCCTGAAGGTAATACTCTAGCTAGTGGTAGTCATGACCAAACAATAAAGCTATGGGATGTGAAGACTGGTCAAGCTTTAAAGACTTTGCAGGGACATACGGGTTGGATCTGGTCAGTGGCTTTCAGTCCTGAAGGCAATACTCTAGCTAGTAGTAGTCAGGATGGAACGATCAAGATTTGGGATATTCTAACGGGTGAGTGCCTAAAAACTTTAAGAATTGAAAGACCCTATGAGGGGATGAATATCACTGGTGCTACGAGTTTAACAGTAGCTCAAAAAACTACTCTGAAAGCTCTAGGGGCAGTAGAATTCAAAAGTTCCGTAGATAACAAAATTATCCCTATCAGTTGCGGCTCAGAAAGAAAATTACTTCGGCTTACAAATAAGCGAGTTTCTGACTCAAATTAA
- a CDS encoding tetratricopeptide repeat protein: MSESPERNSSSETLYARYLALIDQIVQTTLKGQIRSKEQVYQMLVQQVSSGTGEVFERCLDEQESAIQYQLDTQTDELKQAKATRSQRALKTIRSEWERVQTQNQALAAIAAAVQQITTAQSDHLSALLQVIDPNQKQALTLDQIQQLASSLLQVQSSNNPDFEQEVQQLAIGITRGLESWQRLSPHLVSWLYDSAQESLGFARLPGQRGPWGVWAKQVNSPLPQALFHTIALEQSVIEWAARQPNFNLSEWAELAVIMQCLQRGLVAWSEQRVYDPKLGSKLCISIFLSFAQIWCGLASGCSQAVSLNINHREHLANSCFQMTLQILRSFAQRQYFPLYAGVFASFSGGYLHSALNYLDAPLRQVEGTQEKARILTLLGHSQRALGYYDRAAEFHEQALEISRTAGDVPCEIANLNHLSRTCVAKKLYQEAINYSQRALLLSRQTGEQLGQANALSNLGYSEVFFAQQLERLEPETYETAIHYLQQGLQLSEQLGDRQSQALCFSSLGTAHLVLSQPQAAIKYLESGLQAALTSGDLYLQGLNLANLAEAYYHLQQLEKAIYTGCLAMYMLEQITAPEWRQAAGLLTVLRGQMGDSFQKVVEQQRSQLLVFIGVDGYDYIPQLLEKYQRSIP; encoded by the coding sequence ATGTCTGAATCTCCAGAACGCAATTCTTCCAGTGAAACACTATATGCTCGCTACTTAGCACTAATTGACCAAATTGTTCAAACCACCTTGAAAGGGCAGATCCGCTCCAAAGAGCAAGTTTATCAAATGCTAGTACAACAAGTTAGTTCTGGCACAGGAGAAGTTTTTGAGCGTTGCCTAGACGAGCAAGAAAGCGCAATTCAGTATCAGTTAGATACTCAAACAGATGAACTCAAGCAAGCCAAAGCAACGCGTAGCCAGAGGGCGCTAAAGACAATCCGCAGTGAATGGGAACGGGTTCAGACACAAAACCAAGCCTTAGCTGCGATCGCGGCAGCGGTGCAACAGATTACCACAGCTCAATCCGATCATCTCTCTGCATTGTTGCAGGTAATAGACCCTAACCAAAAGCAAGCCCTAACCTTAGACCAGATCCAGCAGTTGGCTTCATCACTGCTACAAGTGCAATCAAGCAACAATCCTGACTTTGAGCAGGAAGTGCAGCAACTGGCTATCGGCATTACTCGCGGCTTAGAATCCTGGCAACGGCTATCACCTCACTTGGTAAGCTGGCTCTATGATTCAGCTCAAGAATCATTGGGATTTGCTAGATTGCCCGGACAGCGTGGTCCCTGGGGGGTGTGGGCTAAACAGGTGAATAGCCCCTTGCCACAAGCTTTATTCCACACGATCGCTTTGGAGCAATCCGTAATCGAATGGGCAGCCAGACAGCCAAACTTTAACCTTAGCGAGTGGGCTGAGCTAGCTGTAATTATGCAGTGCTTGCAGCGAGGACTAGTGGCGTGGTCTGAACAACGAGTTTACGACCCCAAATTGGGGTCAAAACTGTGCATTTCCATTTTTCTGAGTTTTGCCCAGATTTGGTGTGGCTTGGCCAGTGGCTGTAGTCAAGCTGTCAGCTTGAATATCAATCACCGGGAACACTTAGCAAATAGCTGTTTTCAGATGACACTACAGATTCTACGAAGCTTTGCTCAGCGGCAATATTTTCCTCTCTACGCTGGAGTTTTTGCCTCGTTTAGTGGTGGCTATCTGCACTCTGCTCTTAATTATCTGGATGCACCTCTACGGCAAGTTGAAGGAACCCAAGAAAAAGCGCGAATTTTAACTCTTTTAGGTCATTCGCAACGTGCTTTGGGGTATTACGATCGAGCAGCAGAGTTTCACGAGCAAGCGCTGGAGATTTCCCGCACTGCTGGCGACGTGCCATGTGAAATTGCTAATCTCAACCATCTCAGCCGAACCTGCGTAGCTAAAAAACTGTATCAGGAAGCGATTAACTATAGCCAACGAGCATTACTTCTAAGTCGTCAGACTGGAGAGCAATTAGGACAAGCCAATGCACTCTCCAATTTGGGCTATAGTGAGGTGTTTTTTGCCCAACAGTTAGAACGGCTAGAACCAGAAACTTATGAGACAGCCATCCACTATCTGCAACAAGGGCTGCAGTTGTCCGAGCAATTAGGCGATCGCCAAAGTCAAGCTCTGTGTTTTAGCAGTCTCGGTACAGCTCATTTGGTATTGTCTCAACCCCAAGCTGCGATTAAGTATTTAGAATCTGGCTTACAAGCCGCCCTAACTTCTGGCGATCTCTATCTCCAGGGACTCAACCTAGCTAACTTGGCTGAAGCTTACTATCACCTGCAACAGTTAGAGAAAGCAATTTACACCGGCTGCTTAGCTATGTATATGCTAGAGCAAATCACTGCTCCTGAATGGCGTCAGGCAGCAGGATTACTCACTGTTTTGCGGGGTCAAATGGGTGACTCTTTCCAAAAAGTTGTGGAGCAGCAGCGATCGCAACTCCTTGTTTTTATTGGTGTGGATGGATATGACTACATTCCTCAACTGCTAGAAAAATACCAGCGATCAATCCCATAA
- a CDS encoding aldo/keto reductase yields MRYKLLGKSGLRVSELCLGAMTFGEEWGWGASKDESRQIFDIFVESGGNFIDTANGYTEGTSEKIVGELIASDRERFVVATKYSFPLHMNDHSSNPNGSGNHRKNMMQSLEGSLKRLNTDYIDLFWLHAWDFMTPVEELMRAFDDMIRQGKVLYIGISDAPAWIVAQANTLAKCYGWTPFVALQVEYSLIQRTPERDLLPMAKAFDLAVTPWSPLGGGVLTGKYNQSSQGNDAEQRRLSQIPERSLAIADVVSDVAAEIGHTPSQVALAWLRAQPGVVIPIIGSRRVSQFKDNLTCLDVTLTPEHLQRLNEVSQIDLGFPHDFLSNDVIRDRLYGGTFNSIDNHHG; encoded by the coding sequence ATGCGCTACAAACTTTTAGGTAAAAGTGGACTACGAGTTTCTGAACTCTGCCTCGGAGCGATGACTTTTGGTGAAGAGTGGGGTTGGGGCGCTTCCAAAGACGAAAGCCGCCAGATATTTGATATTTTTGTGGAATCAGGTGGCAACTTCATTGATACCGCTAATGGTTACACCGAAGGCACAAGTGAGAAGATTGTTGGTGAATTGATCGCCTCAGACAGAGAACGCTTCGTCGTTGCCACCAAATACTCATTTCCCTTGCACATGAACGATCATTCGAGCAATCCTAACGGGAGTGGCAACCATCGCAAGAATATGATGCAGTCGCTCGAAGGAAGCTTAAAGCGGCTCAATACAGACTACATTGACTTATTCTGGCTGCACGCCTGGGACTTTATGACACCTGTAGAGGAGTTAATGCGGGCATTTGATGACATGATACGCCAAGGCAAGGTACTCTACATCGGCATTTCTGATGCACCTGCCTGGATTGTGGCGCAAGCAAACACGCTGGCAAAGTGTTATGGGTGGACTCCGTTTGTGGCGCTGCAAGTTGAGTACAGTTTGATTCAGCGGACCCCAGAACGGGATTTGCTACCAATGGCAAAGGCATTTGATCTTGCTGTTACGCCCTGGAGTCCACTAGGTGGCGGTGTACTGACGGGCAAATACAATCAGAGCAGTCAAGGCAACGATGCGGAACAGAGACGACTATCACAAATTCCTGAACGGAGTTTAGCAATCGCCGATGTTGTCAGTGACGTTGCTGCAGAAATCGGTCATACCCCCTCACAAGTTGCTCTGGCTTGGCTACGCGCTCAACCTGGTGTGGTTATTCCAATTATTGGTTCGCGCCGAGTATCACAGTTTAAAGACAACTTAACTTGTCTCGATGTCACGCTAACGCCAGAACATCTACAACGCCTCAATGAAGTCAGTCAGATTGATTTAGGTTTTCCTCACGATTTCCTCAGCAATGACGTGATTCGCGATCGCTTGTATGGCGGAACTTTCAACTCTATAGATAACCACCACGGCTGA
- a CDS encoding ssl1498 family light-harvesting-like protein — protein MYTTTDEQGRLNNYAKEPALYLAEYPSPQQQQRYLLQSAVALLFVSLALMTAFAVS, from the coding sequence ATGTACACAACTACTGACGAACAAGGTCGCTTGAACAACTATGCTAAAGAGCCTGCCTTGTATCTAGCCGAATATCCCTCCCCTCAACAGCAGCAGCGTTATCTTCTTCAAAGTGCAGTAGCTCTGTTGTTTGTTAGTTTGGCGCTGATGACTGCATTTGCTGTTAGCTAA
- a CDS encoding DUF1816 domain-containing protein codes for MSNNNLLEKFSEMATSFLEQLKLAWWLEVVTDKPHCIYYFGPFAYADEAQKAQSGYIEDLEQEQAQVITVKLKRHQPQELTTFDD; via the coding sequence ATGAGTAATAATAATTTGTTAGAAAAATTTTCAGAAATGGCCACTTCTTTTTTAGAGCAACTAAAATTAGCTTGGTGGTTAGAAGTTGTGACTGATAAGCCCCATTGTATTTACTATTTTGGACCTTTTGCCTATGCTGATGAAGCTCAAAAAGCTCAATCTGGTTACATTGAAGACCTAGAACAGGAACAAGCACAAGTAATTACTGTTAAGCTGAAGCGCCACCAGCCACAGGAGCTAACTACGTTTGACGATTAA